From a region of the Pseudanabaena sp. ABRG5-3 genome:
- a CDS encoding efflux RND transporter periplasmic adaptor subunit, whose product MQTENQLEPKEDNLPEELSDFPDELAPPKKSFIGRWKWRIAIVLILALVGGGGYYAYTQLIAPVSNQGSRKRDRVISIKRTDLPIIVTANGTIQPEKSINVSPKSSGRLKSLLVKEGQSVTAGQILAYMDESNTLGQITQADGQLAAAQASLDLLRAGNRSQDIAQAQANLVNAQATLEQSEIVYRQNQQLYKEGAIASRDLDASRTTMEANRAKVTQTREALSLQQAGSRPEDIDRAQAQVVAAAGTLQTVQSQLEDTIIRAPFDGVVVRKYADPGAFVTPTTSGSAVSSATASSILALASNNQVVANVAEANIAQIAVGQEVSFQVDAYPNKKFSGRVVSISPQAIVNQNVTSFEVKAEITSKDKEMLRSGMNASLEFRAGQLKDVLVVPTVAIVRQQGSTGVYVKTEQSSTPVFTQIETGVTVDDKTEVKSGLNGDEKIFVSFPEGSRPRTEPRGVPGLTPSTPQRQRG is encoded by the coding sequence ATGCAAACCGAGAACCAGCTAGAACCGAAGGAAGACAATCTCCCCGAAGAACTATCCGATTTTCCCGATGAGCTTGCTCCGCCCAAGAAATCGTTTATAGGACGCTGGAAATGGCGAATTGCCATTGTCTTAATCCTTGCGTTAGTTGGCGGTGGTGGTTACTATGCCTATACTCAACTAATTGCACCTGTCAGTAATCAAGGCAGTCGAAAACGCGATCGCGTGATTTCGATAAAGCGAACTGATTTACCGATCATCGTTACGGCTAATGGCACGATCCAGCCTGAAAAATCCATTAACGTCAGTCCTAAAAGTTCAGGTCGCCTCAAGAGTTTATTGGTCAAAGAAGGGCAATCTGTGACCGCAGGACAAATTCTCGCCTATATGGATGAGTCCAATACCTTAGGACAAATTACCCAAGCCGATGGTCAGTTGGCGGCGGCGCAGGCAAGCCTCGATCTGCTCCGCGCAGGTAATCGTTCTCAGGATATTGCCCAAGCCCAAGCAAACTTAGTCAATGCCCAAGCTACCCTCGAACAGTCAGAAATCGTTTATCGTCAAAATCAGCAGCTCTATAAAGAGGGGGCGATCGCTTCTAGGGATCTGGATGCTTCAAGGACAACAATGGAGGCAAATCGCGCTAAAGTCACCCAAACGAGAGAAGCTTTATCTTTGCAACAGGCAGGTTCACGACCTGAAGACATTGATCGCGCACAGGCTCAAGTTGTGGCGGCGGCAGGAACTCTGCAAACGGTGCAATCACAATTGGAAGATACGATTATTCGCGCTCCCTTTGATGGCGTAGTAGTGAGGAAGTATGCAGATCCCGGAGCCTTTGTCACCCCCACAACTTCAGGTAGTGCCGTAAGTTCCGCAACGGCTTCTTCAATTCTTGCCCTTGCTAGCAATAACCAAGTTGTTGCCAATGTTGCCGAAGCGAATATTGCTCAAATCGCCGTTGGTCAAGAGGTATCCTTTCAAGTTGATGCCTATCCCAATAAGAAATTTAGCGGTCGGGTCGTATCCATTTCACCACAAGCGATCGTTAATCAAAATGTCACCAGTTTTGAGGTGAAGGCAGAAATCACTTCTAAGGACAAGGAAATGTTGCGATCGGGCATGAATGCTAGCTTAGAATTTCGGGCAGGACAGCTAAAAGATGTTTTGGTCGTACCTACTGTAGCGATCGTGCGTCAGCAGGGCAGTACAGGCGTATATGTAAAAACGGAACAGAGTTCAACTCCTGTATTTACACAAATTGAAACAGGTGTCACCGTCGATGACAAAACCGAAGTGAAGTCAGGCTTAAATGGTGATGAAAAAATCTTTGTATCCTTCCCTGAAGGTTCCCGTCCCCGAACTGAGCCTAGAGGTGTTCCGGGGTTAACGCCTTCTACACCGCAGAGACAAAGGGGTTAA
- a CDS encoding ABC transporter permease has product MQKSKPIAKSPAKPLARQRIQVAKVPFAEILTMAAESLWNNRLRTALTMLGVIIGIAAVIAITSIGQGIQKSTENQLQALGTNSINVLTGSARTGGINQGGGSASTLTLEDAQAVAKAPAIKLMSAYLQRNRQVSYGNQNTSTTVIGTDVNYSPIRNTFPTEGRYFDQEDIDNAKSVVVLGSKVKSDLFGRANAIGERIRIQGEQYQVIGVMESKGASGGFDQDDRVYIPLKNMSARQVGNNSLQGISVSGFWVQALDESEIEAAQFQLTNLLRLRHKIYPPQPDDFRIVNQTDIVSAFTNIVGLLTLMVGAIAAISLIVGGIGIANIMLVSVVERTREIGVRKALGATRAAILNQFLTEAILVSGLGGIVGIGLGVAIAYGSATIFQFPFLISIWAVLAGFGLSMIVGLVAGVIPARSAAKLDPIQALRSD; this is encoded by the coding sequence ATGCAAAAGTCAAAGCCAATCGCCAAATCCCCAGCAAAACCATTGGCAAGGCAACGTATTCAGGTTGCGAAAGTTCCCTTTGCTGAGATCCTGACTATGGCAGCAGAGTCTCTGTGGAATAATCGTCTCCGCACCGCCCTGACAATGCTAGGCGTAATCATTGGGATTGCGGCGGTAATTGCGATTACATCGATCGGGCAAGGCATTCAGAAGTCAACTGAAAATCAGTTACAGGCTCTTGGCACAAATTCGATTAACGTTCTCACAGGTTCGGCTCGGACAGGTGGCATTAATCAGGGTGGTGGCTCTGCTTCCACTTTAACTTTAGAAGATGCTCAAGCAGTAGCCAAAGCACCTGCGATCAAGTTGATGTCCGCCTATTTACAGCGCAATAGACAGGTTTCCTATGGCAATCAAAATACTTCCACGACAGTGATTGGTACGGATGTTAATTATTCACCAATTCGGAATACTTTCCCAACTGAGGGCAGATATTTCGATCAAGAAGATATCGATAATGCCAAATCTGTAGTTGTACTTGGCTCGAAGGTAAAATCTGATTTATTTGGACGGGCAAATGCGATCGGCGAGAGAATTCGGATTCAGGGAGAGCAGTATCAAGTAATTGGTGTAATGGAATCTAAAGGAGCCTCAGGTGGTTTCGATCAGGACGATCGCGTATATATCCCTTTAAAAAATATGTCAGCGCGACAGGTGGGTAATAATTCTTTGCAAGGTATCTCCGTGAGCGGTTTTTGGGTACAGGCTTTAGATGAATCAGAAATTGAGGCGGCGCAATTCCAATTAACCAATCTCTTGCGTCTGCGGCATAAGATTTATCCGCCTCAGCCCGATGACTTTCGGATTGTCAACCAAACGGATATTGTCAGTGCCTTTACAAATATTGTCGGCTTATTAACCCTGATGGTCGGTGCGATCGCTGCCATATCTCTGATCGTTGGCGGTATCGGTATTGCCAATATCATGTTAGTTTCTGTGGTCGAGCGCACCCGTGAAATCGGTGTCCGCAAAGCTTTAGGAGCAACGCGAGCCGCCATTCTCAATCAGTTTCTTACCGAGGCTATTTTAGTTTCAGGGCTGGGTGGCATAGTTGGCATTGGGTTAGGAGTAGCGATCGCCTATGGGTCAGCAACAATTTTTCAATTCCCATTTCTGATCTCAATTTGGGCAGTTTTGGCAGGTTTTGGCTTATCGATGATTGTCGGACTAGTTGCAGGTGTAATTCCCGCCCGCAGTGCCGCCAAACTCGATCCTATTCAAGCGCTTAGAAGCGACTAA
- a CDS encoding Uma2 family endonuclease, whose translation MVTQLLTQTPIIYPDCDGQPMANNTTQFRWIVTIKQNLEWIFANDDVFVAGDLFWYPIEGKPSIVVTPDVMVAIGRPKGDRKSYQQWNEANIAPQVVFEIISPSNTVDEMDMKLLFFDRYGVEEYYIYDPQRQILRVFLRQDEGLQIVPWEKHWTSPRLGIHFEMGEDGLVLRRPDGAIFQTFEEITLLLEQANQRAADANQRAAEAERRSQQLAEKLIALGIDPNA comes from the coding sequence ATGGTTACTCAGTTGCTTACTCAAACACCGATTATTTATCCAGACTGTGATGGTCAACCTATGGCAAATAATACAACTCAATTTCGCTGGATTGTCACGATCAAGCAGAATTTAGAATGGATTTTTGCTAACGATGATGTTTTTGTAGCAGGGGATTTGTTTTGGTATCCCATTGAAGGAAAGCCATCCATTGTCGTTACTCCTGATGTGATGGTGGCGATTGGTAGACCTAAAGGTGATCGCAAATCCTATCAACAATGGAATGAAGCTAATATTGCGCCTCAGGTTGTATTTGAGATTATTTCTCCTAGCAACACTGTCGATGAGATGGATATGAAGTTGCTATTTTTTGATCGCTACGGGGTTGAAGAATATTATATTTACGATCCCCAACGTCAGATTTTACGAGTGTTTTTGCGGCAGGACGAGGGCTTACAGATTGTGCCTTGGGAAAAACATTGGACAAGTCCGCGCTTAGGTATTCACTTTGAAATGGGCGAAGATGGCTTAGTTTTACGTCGTCCTGATGGTGCAATATTTCAGACTTTTGAAGAAATTACCCTATTGCTCGAACAGGCAAATCAAAGGGCTGCCGACGCAAACCAAAGGGCTGCCGAGGCAGAAAGGCGATCGCAACAATTAGCAGAAAAACTAATCGCCTTAGGCATCGA